In Mycteria americana isolate JAX WOST 10 ecotype Jacksonville Zoo and Gardens chromosome 3, USCA_MyAme_1.0, whole genome shotgun sequence, a single genomic region encodes these proteins:
- the IRAK1BP1 gene encoding interleukin-1 receptor-associated kinase 1-binding protein 1 translates to MALPAPPPARVFAELVPAPAPALAPAGRGSPPAPSGREVHVSGSAELSAGPDRARVSLRLGSRKGAAGAARSSVARRLEYIAQSARQRGVPEENMTVTEDFSRVENTYQMEAEVCIIFSDFGKMQNVCNLLIEKLGTSVTISPPHFYHTPEAIDTLRRQVCVAAVGNTRQKAQEVCRLFGQSLGKPLLIREEETKEWGGHTDSHLSNSSDSLTLQERIQNATAYASCRVFAVFEIKGKENRRNKLL, encoded by the exons AtggcgctgcccgcgccgccgcccgcccgcgtgTTCGCCGAGCtcgtcccggccccggccccggccctggccccggcggGACGCGGCAGCCCCCCGGCGCCGTCCGGGCGGGAGGTGCACGTGAGCGGCAGCGCGGAGCTGAGCGCCGGCCCGGACCGGGCGCGGGTGTCGCTGCGGCTGGGCAGCCGgaagggggcggccggggcggcgcggagcagcgTCGCCCGCCGGCTGGAGTACATCGCCCAGAGCGCCCGCCAGCGCGGCGTCCCG gaagaaaatatgacTGTAACAGAGGATTTCAGTAGAGTAGAAAATACTTACCAAATGGAAGCAGAG GTCTGTATTATATTCAGCGattttggaaaaatgcagaatgtttGCAATCTACTCATTGAAAAGTTAGGAACCTCTGTTACCATCAGTCCACCTCATTTCTACCATACACCAGAAGCCATAGACACCCTTCG CCGTCAAGTATGTGTTGCTGCTGTTGGAAACACACGGCAGAAAGCTCAAGAAGTCTGTCGACTGTTTGGCCAGTCATTGGGAAAACCTTTATTaataagagaagaagaaacaaaagaatgggGAGGCCACACAGACAGTCATCTATCAAACTCCTCAGATTCACTGACTCTGCAGGAAAGAATCCAGAATGCTACTGCTTATGCTTCTTGTAGAGTGTTTGCTGTGTTTgagataaagggaaaagaaaacagaagaaacaagttGCTCTAG